In Neisseria brasiliensis, the following proteins share a genomic window:
- a CDS encoding LysE family transporter: MDFWQGFWLITGVHFLACMSPGPDFVLVSQQSLSRGRAAGLLTALGIALGFGVHIVYSVLGLVTVVAQSATLLTVIKIVGGLYLIYIGYKGLTAKAAGEVAEIRAEKMVAESAWKIIWRDVLCNVLNPKAVVYMLSLFTVVLSPTTPLWQMAAYGAWMTLMLFVWFGLVALMLSVPAVNRRFQRFGHWIDRVCGGALALLGIKVMGGS; encoded by the coding sequence ATGGATTTTTGGCAAGGTTTTTGGCTCATTACCGGCGTACATTTTTTGGCCTGCATGTCGCCCGGCCCTGATTTTGTGTTGGTGTCGCAGCAATCCTTAAGTCGTGGCCGTGCGGCAGGTTTGCTGACGGCGTTGGGCATTGCGCTGGGTTTTGGCGTGCACATCGTTTATTCGGTGTTGGGCTTGGTCACTGTGGTGGCGCAATCGGCGACTTTGCTGACCGTGATTAAAATCGTCGGCGGCCTGTATCTGATTTATATCGGCTACAAAGGGCTGACAGCCAAAGCAGCAGGCGAAGTGGCCGAAATCCGTGCCGAAAAAATGGTGGCCGAATCGGCTTGGAAAATCATTTGGCGCGACGTGTTGTGTAATGTGCTGAACCCGAAAGCGGTGGTGTATATGCTGTCGCTGTTTACCGTGGTGTTGTCGCCGACCACGCCGCTGTGGCAAATGGCGGCTTACGGCGCTTGGATGACGCTGATGCTGTTTGTCTGGTTTGGTTTGGTGGCCTTGATGTTGTCGGTGCCGGCAGTCAACCGCCGTTTCCAGCGTTTTGGCCATTGGATAGACCGCGTGTGTGGCGGCGCATTGGCATTATTGGGGATTAAAGTGATGGGCGGTAGCTAG
- the dusB gene encoding tRNA dihydrouridine synthase DusB: protein MQIGAYSIDTPIALAPMAGITDKPFRRLCREFGAGWAVCEMVTSDPELRHTKKTLRRSDFSDENGTVAVQILGNVPQVMAEAARYNVELGAQVIDINMGCPAKKVCNVLAGSALLKDEKLVAEILQAVVQAVNVPVTLKTRLGWHDDHQNLLTIAQIAEDAGIAALAVHGRTRTQMYQGEARYELIAEAKSRLNIPLWVNGDITSPQKAAEVLRQTGADGVMIGRGAQGQPWLFRDLKHFAEHGTLPEALPLKQCSDTVLAHIRAMHEFYGEQSGLRIARKHIGWYLDPMPEGMETRREINRLDSAAAQYDALAAYLDKLPEKTDAWVCAYR from the coding sequence ATGCAAATCGGCGCATATTCCATTGACACCCCCATCGCACTTGCACCCATGGCAGGCATTACCGACAAGCCTTTCCGCCGTTTGTGCCGCGAGTTTGGCGCGGGTTGGGCGGTGTGCGAAATGGTCACCAGCGATCCCGAGTTGCGTCACACCAAAAAGACCTTACGCCGCAGCGATTTTTCCGATGAAAACGGCACGGTGGCGGTGCAGATTCTTGGCAATGTGCCTCAAGTGATGGCCGAAGCCGCGCGTTATAATGTTGAGCTTGGCGCACAAGTGATTGATATCAATATGGGTTGTCCCGCCAAGAAAGTGTGTAATGTATTGGCGGGCAGCGCTTTGTTGAAAGATGAAAAACTGGTGGCCGAGATTTTGCAGGCAGTGGTGCAGGCGGTGAATGTGCCGGTAACCTTGAAAACGCGTTTGGGCTGGCACGACGACCATCAAAACCTGCTCACCATCGCCCAAATCGCCGAAGATGCCGGTATTGCCGCATTGGCGGTGCATGGCCGCACGCGCACACAGATGTATCAAGGCGAGGCGCGTTACGAATTGATTGCCGAAGCCAAAAGCCGTCTGAACATACCGCTGTGGGTCAACGGCGACATCACTTCACCGCAAAAAGCCGCTGAAGTGTTGCGGCAAACCGGTGCCGACGGCGTGATGATTGGCCGTGGCGCACAAGGCCAGCCGTGGTTGTTTCGCGATTTGAAACATTTCGCCGAACACGGCACGCTGCCCGAAGCCTTGCCGCTGAAGCAATGCAGCGACACCGTGCTCGCCCATATCCGCGCCATGCACGAATTTTATGGCGAACAAAGCGGCTTAAGAATCGCGCGCAAACACATCGGCTGGTATCTCGACCCCATGCCCGAAGGCATGGAAACCCGCCGCGAAATCAACCGCTTGGATTCCGCTGCGGCGCAGTATGATGCGCTGGCGGCTTATTTGGATAAACTACCTGAAAAGACCGATGCTTGGGTGTGTGCTTATCGTTGA
- the tnpA gene encoding IS200/IS605 family transposase, whose protein sequence is MEKETDLRRGRHVVFNLHVHLVFVAKYRRKVFTKEILDDMRGIFESVCTDFEAQLVEFDGEDDHVHLLVNYPPKVSISKLVNSLKGVSSRMIRQKNYPSIKQKLWGGALWSPSYFAGSCGGAPITIIRQYIEQQKTPD, encoded by the coding sequence ATGGAAAAAGAAACTGATTTAAGACGTGGTCGGCACGTTGTTTTTAATCTTCATGTACATTTGGTATTTGTCGCAAAATATCGCCGAAAAGTGTTCACAAAAGAAATTTTGGACGATATGCGCGGTATTTTTGAGAGCGTCTGCACCGATTTTGAAGCGCAACTGGTGGAATTTGACGGCGAAGATGACCATGTTCATTTACTTGTGAACTATCCGCCCAAAGTGTCTATTTCAAAACTGGTGAACAGCTTGAAAGGTGTATCTAGCCGCATGATTAGACAGAAAAATTATCCAAGCATCAAACAAAAATTATGGGGCGGTGCGTTGTGGTCGCCGTCTTATTTTGCAGGTAGCTGTGGTGGTGCGCCGATTACGATTATTCGGCAGTATATTGAACAGCAGAAAACGCCTGATTAA
- a CDS encoding GNAT family N-acetyltransferase, with product MSITICPMQETDIEQVWPLMRDLAVFEHYIDSFAITPQIVKERGFDKQPPDFHCLVADSDGLIGGMLVYYFLNYTAQNQPAVYIKELYVSENFRNQKIGEKLMHALYAEAKAKGCGQIKWTVAAWNDAGQRFYQRLGAAEDKEWLNYAWKVE from the coding sequence ATGAGCATCACCATCTGCCCCATGCAGGAGACAGACATCGAACAAGTGTGGCCGCTTATGCGCGATTTGGCCGTGTTTGAACACTATATCGACAGCTTTGCCATCACACCGCAAATCGTGAAAGAGCGCGGTTTTGACAAACAACCGCCCGATTTTCACTGCTTGGTTGCCGATTCAGACGGCCTGATTGGCGGCATGTTGGTGTATTACTTTTTAAACTACACCGCGCAAAACCAACCGGCGGTGTACATCAAAGAATTATACGTCTCTGAAAATTTCCGCAACCAAAAAATCGGCGAAAAGCTGATGCACGCTTTATATGCCGAAGCTAAGGCCAAAGGCTGCGGCCAAATCAAATGGACCGTCGCCGCATGGAATGATGCCGGACAACGTTTCTACCAACGCTTAGGCGCGGCAGAAGACAAAGAATGGCTGAATTATGCGTGGAAAGTCGAGTAA
- a CDS encoding inorganic phosphate transporter: protein MGTAPSDASVKKINAIFAALLIGAVGYFIVWGMGYTNGNHTMLFLLATLFGVFMAFNIGGNDVANSFGTSVGAGTLTITQALLVAAIFEVSGAVIAGGEVTSTIRKGIIDLKAMDLEPMQFVYIMMSALLASALWLLFATKKGWPVSTTHSIIGGIVGSGLCLGFLGSGSDAFSLLQWDRLAQIAISWVLSPVLGGLVSYVLFSQIKKYVLDYNTAADERLKQIKHEKKLYKEQHREAFERLSEHDKIEAASAMARDVQIYEDPDLDPKELESAYYKGLHEIDSRKNSIDTYKALQSWVPLIASVGAMMIASMLIFKGLKNLHLGIGTVGNFLMIGMIGAAVWMATFIYAKTLKRKDLGKSTFLMFSWMQVFTAAGFAFSHGANDIANAIGPFAAIMDVLRTGEIGSESPVPAVAMLTFGIALIVGLWFIGKEVIQTVGTNLAEMHPASGFTAELAAASVVMGASLLGLPVSSTHILVGAVLGIGLVNRNANWALMKPIGLAWVITLPSAAMLSVVCFLILRNVF, encoded by the coding sequence ATGGGCACGGCTCCTTCTGATGCAAGTGTTAAAAAAATCAATGCCATATTCGCCGCATTACTCATCGGCGCGGTCGGCTACTTTATCGTGTGGGGCATGGGCTATACCAACGGCAACCACACCATGCTGTTCTTATTGGCGACTTTGTTCGGCGTATTTATGGCGTTTAACATCGGCGGCAACGACGTGGCCAACTCGTTCGGCACATCGGTCGGCGCCGGTACGCTGACCATCACGCAAGCCTTATTGGTGGCGGCGATTTTTGAAGTCAGCGGCGCGGTGATTGCCGGTGGCGAAGTGACGTCCACCATCCGCAAAGGCATCATCGACTTAAAAGCGATGGATCTGGAGCCTATGCAGTTTGTCTACATCATGATGTCCGCCCTGCTTGCTTCCGCTTTGTGGCTGCTGTTTGCCACTAAAAAAGGCTGGCCGGTATCGACCACACACTCGATTATTGGCGGTATCGTCGGCAGTGGTTTGTGTTTGGGTTTCTTGGGCAGCGGCTCGGATGCTTTCTCGCTGCTGCAGTGGGACCGCTTGGCGCAAATCGCGATTTCTTGGGTGTTGTCGCCGGTGTTGGGCGGTTTGGTGTCGTATGTGTTGTTTTCGCAAATCAAAAAATATGTGCTGGATTACAACACCGCTGCCGATGAGCGCTTGAAACAAATCAAGCACGAGAAAAAACTGTATAAAGAGCAACACCGCGAAGCTTTCGAGCGCTTGAGCGAACACGACAAAATCGAAGCCGCCTCGGCCATGGCGCGTGACGTACAGATTTATGAAGACCCGGATTTAGACCCGAAAGAGCTGGAATCGGCCTACTACAAAGGTTTGCATGAAATAGACAGCCGTAAAAACAGCATCGATACCTACAAAGCGCTGCAATCTTGGGTGCCACTGATTGCTTCGGTTGGCGCAATGATGATTGCTTCTATGCTGATTTTCAAAGGCTTGAAAAACCTACACTTAGGCATCGGCACAGTGGGCAACTTCCTGATGATCGGCATGATTGGGGCGGCGGTGTGGATGGCAACCTTTATTTACGCCAAAACCTTGAAACGCAAAGACTTGGGCAAATCCACATTTTTGATGTTCTCATGGATGCAAGTGTTTACCGCTGCCGGCTTCGCTTTCAGCCACGGCGCCAACGACATCGCCAACGCCATCGGTCCGTTCGCCGCGATTATGGACGTGTTGCGCACCGGTGAAATCGGTTCCGAATCGCCTGTACCTGCCGTAGCGATGCTCACATTCGGTATCGCCCTGATTGTCGGCCTGTGGTTTATCGGTAAAGAAGTGATTCAAACCGTCGGTACCAACTTGGCCGAAATGCACCCTGCTTCCGGCTTTACCGCCGAATTGGCCGCCGCTTCGGTGGTGATGGGTGCGTCGTTATTGGGCTTGCCGGTATCGAGCACACACATTCTGGTCGGCGCGGTATTGGGCATCGGCTTGGTCAACCGCAACGCCAACTGGGCATTGATGAAACCAATCGGCTTGGCTTGGGTCATCACCCTGCCGTCTGCCGCGATGCTCTCGGTAGTCTGCTTCCTGATTTTGCGTAACGTGTTCTAA
- the purH gene encoding bifunctional phosphoribosylaminoimidazolecarboxamide formyltransferase/IMP cyclohydrolase gives MATVKRALISLSDKTGVVEFAQTLTRLGVEILSTGGTAKLLADAGVPVIEVADYTGFPEMLDGRVKTLHPKIHGGILGRRDLPEHVAKMEKHGIGNIDLVCVNLYPFAATIAKPNCTLEDAIENIDIGGPTMVRSAAKNWKHVAIVTDTADFADIAAELENNGGALSDKTRFNLSRKAFSHTAQYDGMISNYLTALADDKLSGEPAAGDFPSQFNQSWIKVQDMRYGENPHQKAAFYRDLYPAAGSLSAYRQLQGKELSYNNIADSDAAWEAVKSFDQPACVIVKHANPCGVAVAANTLDAYRLAYATDTTSAFGGIIAFNREVDGATAKQITDNQFMEVLMAPAFTDEALEIVAAKKNVRVLEVPLEEGANQFELKRVGGGLLVQTPDIHKLTAADLKVVTKRQPTEQELNDLLFVWNVAKFVKSNAIVFGKGGQTYGIGAGQMSRVDSTRIAARKAQDANLELNGACAASDAFFPFRDGIDVIAEQGIKAIIQPGGSMRDEEVFAAADEHGIAMVITGVRHFRH, from the coding sequence ATGGCAACCGTAAAACGTGCCCTGATCAGCCTGTCCGACAAAACCGGCGTGGTTGAATTTGCCCAAACTTTAACCCGACTGGGCGTGGAAATCTTATCCACCGGCGGTACTGCGAAATTATTGGCAGACGCCGGTGTTCCTGTTATTGAAGTGGCCGATTACACCGGCTTTCCCGAAATGCTCGACGGCCGCGTGAAAACGCTGCATCCGAAAATCCACGGCGGTATTTTGGGTCGCCGCGATTTGCCTGAGCATGTCGCCAAAATGGAAAAACACGGCATCGGCAACATCGATTTGGTGTGTGTGAACCTGTATCCGTTTGCCGCCACCATCGCCAAGCCGAATTGCACGCTGGAAGATGCGATTGAAAACATCGACATCGGCGGCCCGACCATGGTGCGTTCTGCCGCGAAAAACTGGAAACACGTTGCCATCGTCACCGATACCGCTGATTTTGCCGACATCGCTGCCGAATTGGAAAACAACGGCGGCGCATTGAGCGACAAAACCCGTTTCAACCTGTCGCGCAAAGCCTTCAGCCACACCGCGCAATACGACGGCATGATTTCCAACTACCTGACCGCCTTGGCCGACGACAAATTGAGCGGCGAGCCGGCAGCGGGCGATTTCCCGAGCCAGTTCAACCAAAGCTGGATTAAAGTGCAAGACATGCGCTATGGCGAAAATCCGCACCAAAAAGCTGCGTTTTACCGCGACCTGTATCCGGCAGCCGGCAGCTTGAGCGCCTACCGTCAATTGCAGGGCAAAGAATTGTCGTACAACAACATCGCCGATTCCGATGCCGCTTGGGAAGCCGTAAAATCCTTCGACCAACCGGCCTGCGTGATTGTGAAACACGCCAATCCGTGCGGCGTGGCCGTGGCTGCCAACACCTTGGATGCCTACCGTTTGGCCTATGCCACCGACACCACCAGCGCGTTTGGCGGCATCATCGCCTTCAACCGCGAAGTGGACGGCGCAACGGCGAAACAAATCACCGACAACCAATTTATGGAAGTGTTGATGGCGCCGGCGTTTACCGACGAAGCCTTGGAAATCGTTGCCGCCAAGAAAAATGTGCGCGTATTGGAAGTGCCGTTGGAAGAGGGCGCGAACCAATTTGAATTGAAACGCGTCGGCGGCGGCTTGTTGGTGCAAACGCCTGATATCCACAAACTCACCGCAGCCGATTTGAAAGTCGTGACCAAACGCCAGCCGACTGAACAAGAGCTCAATGATTTGCTGTTTGTGTGGAACGTGGCCAAGTTCGTGAAATCAAATGCCATCGTGTTCGGCAAAGGTGGCCAAACCTACGGCATCGGCGCCGGCCAAATGAGCCGCGTGGATTCTACCCGCATCGCTGCCCGCAAAGCGCAAGACGCAAATCTGGAATTAAACGGTGCGTGTGCCGCATCGGATGCTTTCTTCCCGTTCCGCGACGGTATTGATGTGATTGCCGAACAAGGCATCAAAGCGATTATCCAACCGGGCGGCTCTATGCGCGATGAAGAAGTGTTCGCCGCTGCCGACGAACACGGCATCGCAATGGTGATTACCGGTGTGCGCCATTTCCGCCATTAA
- a CDS encoding RNA-guided endonuclease InsQ/TnpB family protein — protein sequence MLILKTFKFELMPNGEQIRKMKQFCGCSRFVFNRALAYQNEQYQQDNSFKFSYTKIANLLPEWKRELDWLKDCHSQVLQQSLKDLESAFKNFFAKRADFPKFKRKGEKDSFRFPQGCKLEQQNNRIYLPKIGWVRYRNSRHVSGSLKNVTVSQKCGKWFVSMQTETEQEIAQPNGGETGIDMGVAKFATLSNGQFFEPINAFKTLKGKLAKLQKQFKHKTKFSKNWQKLKAKISRLHHKISNIRKNYLHQISSAISQNHAIVYVEDLQVANMSKSAKGNAVQHGKNVAAKSSLNRAILDQSWFEFRRQLDYKLLWRGGHLVAVPPQNTSRCCPACGHTAKDNRQTQANFECVQCGYQNNADIVGAINVLKRGQEILAAQK from the coding sequence ATGTTAATACTCAAAACATTCAAATTTGAACTGATGCCAAACGGCGAGCAAATCCGCAAAATGAAACAATTTTGCGGTTGTTCGCGTTTCGTATTCAATCGTGCTTTGGCGTATCAAAACGAACAATATCAACAAGATAATTCGTTCAAATTTAGCTACACCAAAATCGCAAATTTGCTGCCTGAATGGAAACGAGAATTAGACTGGCTAAAAGACTGCCACAGCCAAGTTTTGCAGCAAAGTTTGAAAGACTTGGAAAGCGCATTCAAAAACTTCTTTGCCAAACGCGCAGATTTCCCCAAATTCAAACGCAAAGGCGAAAAAGACAGTTTCCGCTTTCCGCAAGGCTGTAAATTGGAGCAGCAAAATAATCGTATCTATTTGCCCAAAATCGGTTGGGTGCGCTATCGCAACAGCCGACACGTTTCAGGCAGCCTGAAAAACGTAACCGTATCGCAAAAATGCGGTAAATGGTTTGTATCTATGCAAACCGAAACCGAGCAGGAAATCGCGCAGCCAAACGGTGGCGAAACTGGGATTGATATGGGTGTTGCCAAATTTGCAACATTGTCCAATGGTCAGTTTTTTGAGCCAATCAACGCATTCAAAACGTTGAAAGGCAAACTAGCAAAACTGCAAAAACAGTTCAAACACAAAACCAAATTCAGCAAAAACTGGCAGAAACTGAAAGCAAAAATCAGCCGTTTGCACCACAAAATCAGCAATATCCGTAAAAACTACCTGCACCAAATCAGCAGCGCAATCAGCCAAAACCACGCGATTGTGTATGTGGAAGATTTGCAGGTGGCGAATATGTCCAAATCCGCTAAAGGCAACGCCGTGCAGCATGGAAAAAACGTTGCTGCCAAATCAAGCTTAAACCGTGCGATTTTAGACCAGTCTTGGTTTGAGTTTCGCCGTCAGTTGGACTATAAGCTGTTGTGGCGCGGTGGGCATTTGGTGGCTGTTCCGCCACAAAATACCAGTCGTTGTTGCCCAGCTTGCGGACATACTGCCAAAGATAACCGTCAAACACAGGCAAACTTTGAATGTGTGCAATGTGGCTATCAAAACAATGCGGATATTGTGGGTGCAATCAATGTGTTAAAGCGCGGTCAAGAGATTTTGGCAGCGCAAAAGTAA
- a CDS encoding Fis family transcriptional regulator → MKTQTVDIAQCVAQNLKQYFKDLAGETPVGVYDMVLHQVEKPMLQCVMDECNGNQSKAAAMLGLNRNTLRKKLLQHGLLDD, encoded by the coding sequence ATGAAAACGCAAACAGTCGATATCGCGCAATGTGTGGCGCAAAATTTAAAACAATATTTCAAAGATTTGGCCGGTGAAACGCCGGTGGGCGTGTACGATATGGTGCTGCACCAAGTGGAAAAACCCATGCTGCAATGCGTGATGGACGAATGCAACGGCAACCAATCCAAAGCCGCCGCCATGCTGGGCTTGAACCGCAATACCTTGCGCAAAAAATTATTACAGCACGGGTTGCTGGACGATTAA